From the genome of Petrotoga sibirica DSM 13575:
GGGTCACGGAGAAAAAACATTCTGAATTTTCTTTTCTCCTCGATTTAATTGATATGATCGATTGGTCCGTTGTCCCAGATTTCAATAATAAGATAGGCAGAACAGGGTACTCCCGTCGGGTTTTACTTAAAGCTATCTTCGTTCAGAAAGTTGAGGGATTTACAGTAAGGGAGTTGATTCACTTCCTTAAGAGTAACCCTTCCTTCGCTAAATGCATCGGTTTCGATCCTATTATCAATTACGTTCCTTCTGAAGCTACTTTCTCTTCATTTAAGAAGGAGTTTGATCCTTCTTATTTGGATAAGGTTATCGTTTTTACCGTCATTAAAGGCATCAAAGAGGGGATCAACGTCCCTATCTTCACCGTGGTTTCCCCAGCTTCTGCCTATGACAAGAATTATGCTTTCGTCCTTTTGGAAAAGGTTGTTAAGTGCTTGGATCTTAGTGGGTTTAACTTCTTAGCTGATGCCGCATATGATTCAAGCGATCTTTACGATTACGTCCATTTGAAAACTGGTTCTATTGCTTTCATTCTCCTTCACAGTTCTTCTAAAAAAGGGTTAGTAGGTGAATGCGGTAAAAAACTTGTTAAACATTCCCATTACCTTGAGAGTAAAAGAAACATATATAGAACCAAATTCGTTTGTGATGATCCTTCTAATTGTCCTTTGGGTAAACCTAACTGTTATAGTTACAGAAACTATTCAAAGTATGATTTCCGTCGTTTCCTTAACAGAGATTCTTCTTTCTTCAAAGAGATTTACAAGAAACGTACTCTCATTGAATCTATCTTTTCTAGGTTAGAAAGCAACAACGGTACTACTTCTTTGAAATATACAAACGCTGTGCAACTCGAATGCAACCTTTCTAACCTTTTCCTTATCGCTTCTGCTCTTTTAGCTCACAAGATGGGTAGAGACGATTTACTGTCTTCTCCCAAAACACTTATGTATGAAACAGCTTCTTAGCTTGTTTCTTTAGAAGACTTTAGACCTTTTCAATACTTCCCAAACGAACGGTTATTCCTTGGTGGGCGTGAGCCTGTTTTCAACCGTGCTTCTTTCATGCGTATTTTTTCTAAAAAATTCTTCAATTCTAACTACTTTTCATTTTTTTGAAGAATTATTTCGATTTTCAAAGAGCATTTTTGATAGTTATCCGATATTTTAGTTCTTTTTCTACTTGCCTTAACTTATCTCACCTTTCGGTAATCGTTGTTTTTGCCTATTTCTGAAGTGGGTATAAATGAAATTTTTAAGAATTTGATTCAACAAAGTCTTTTTCAGCTTTTATTAAAATAGAATTTTTAACAACTTCCTTAAACAAAGGGCAGCTTTCATGAGGTATATGCATACTGTTTCCCAAGAGATAAGGGGCAATAGGACAACCGCGACAAAAAAATTGTAAAAAGCAGGTCTGACATTCGTTATCTTCACTTTTATCAAATATTTTACTATATTTTTGTTTGGAAGTAATCAGATTTTGTCTCAATTTTTCTTTGGTATCATATACATTTCCAACCAAAAAGTTTTTGTTACTAGCCAATAATTGGCAAGGGAAAACATCTCCTTCTGAATCAACTACAAATTCTGTGATGCCACTGCCACAATAAAGGCAAGTTGGTGGTGCATTTAATACCTGGTTCGCGAGACGTTCTACTGAATCAATCTCTTTTTTGTTCCCGTTTTGATAGCGGTTTATTACAGTTTGATATTCATTAGCTATAAAAAAATCTCTATTAGTAAGAGCTAATGTTGGATCATTTGATATAACAGGAACAATTATTACGTTTTCAAGTTTGAATTTCTCATAAAAGAAAGACCGTAGATCAAAAGGTTTTATTCCATTTTTAACATGATAATTAGTATAAGTTACTTCTACTAATTGTAATAATCCATTTTCCTGAAGGTAATCCATGTTTTCTTTAACTATTTCATAAGAGGGGAATCTGCCTTTAAAAGGTCTCAAATAATTTTGAATTTTTTCTGGGCCGTCAAAGCTAACTACTATTTCAAACTCAAAATCAGGGAATTGTTGTATTATCATTTTTAATTTTTCTATTAACTTTTTTGAGACTCCAAGACCAGTTACAATATTCAGTATAGGCCTTTTTTCTAAACTTCCTACCTCATAAAGATGATTGACATAGGGGACTATTTTTTCAATACAATTTATATTTAATAAAGGTTCTCCACCAAAAAATTGAATTTTTTCAATATAATTGAAAAGTTTAGAAAAAACTTCCAATGCTCTTTTTACCGTATCAAAGTTCATAGAAGATGGATTAGCATACGTACCCCCACCAGCATAACAATACTTGCAGTTTTGCCCACATTTCTGAGAAATAAGTAAAGTTAATCTTTCAACATTTTCAGAAATACCAATACTCTCATATCTTAAAAAGTATTCTAATTCATTCCAAATTTTCGATAACATCTGTGTATTTTTCTCCAACCAAGAAAACACATGGGAAGGATCTGTATTATTAAGAAGACAAGAAAAAAATTGTTTATATTGTTGTTCTAAATAGTAAGCTTTTAATGAAGGCCTATGATATAAAACCGCTGTTTTATTATTTTTTGCAGTGAGAAGGAAAAGGTCTTTTTTTAATTTATGAAAGTTTGTCACCACTAGCTCTAATTCACTATTTTCCAATTTTCTCACTCCTTTACATATAATAAGAACAAAAATAATCGATACTATTTTCATTAATTTTTAGAATCTTTCTAATTTCAATGGGAGAATTGCTACGGCGAATACCGGTTCTTTCCACTGATTGTTGAATTATCCATTACGCTTAAGAAAAAGTACTTTCTGTCTCAACATCTCAAATTTGTTTCTTCCATACATTATCCTTTTAATAACTTTAAGTTTATTCACAGATCCTTCTGCTAGTCAATGGTTGTATTCATATATAATCGCATTTCTAACTGCTTGCATATCTCTTTTTAACCCGCTCACAAATTTATCTATCTTTCTGATTTTTAAGTTACTTGCTTTTTCTATCCATTCTTCAATTTTTTCAACGTTCTTTGATTTCAACATTTGTTTGAATTCATTTACTAAGCTTATTATACTTTCAATAACCTGGTATCTTTGAATGATCTTTTCATACAACTCTTTTGAAATAGTTTCTACTTCTTCAATGGGTTTGTACAGTAATTTGATTAAATCTTTTCTTTTTATCCTTATTTCTTTTGACTCTTCAATTTTTAAATTTCTTTTTGCTAAATATATTCCAATGTTTGAATAACTACCTGTATAACCTTCACCCCTTATTATTTCAAATATCTCTTTGTTTGATTTTCCGTTTCTTTTCAATACTTGTATTTGCCTTTTATATGAGTCCAGCATACTTGGGAGTCTTTTCCCTTTGTTCATGTTTGTGGGAGAGAAATTATTATCTAAATATTTATCCACAGTACTTCTATGTATATTCAGTAATTTTGATATTTTCCTTTTTGAGTAGCCTTTGTTGTATAATTCCCTAACTTCTTTGGCTAACTTAAGTTTTGCCTTTTCTTTTTCAGAAGGAACCAGCTCTTTGTTTTCAAAAACCATCTGTTCAAAGTCCTGATCTTTTGTTTCTCCAATTCCAACCTTTTCGTTCTTTTGAATTTTGGTTCCACAAAGTCAAGAGGTTCAGCAAGCGTCTTTTTCTTACACTCTTTGTTTTCACAGAACATCTTTCTTCTTATTACAACTATCGTTGTTTTTTTACCTTGTATCGGTAAATCTTGAAAGCTTCTTTCATATCTTGAATGTACTTTTTTGGATGGTTTCCCACAATACGGACAGATTACTTCTTTTTTTGCTGATTTCTCCCAAATCGTTATTCTATCTCCTGATACCTCATGTTTAACGTATTCTAAGTTCTCATCCAACAACTTAACTATTTCTTCCATTCCCTTCATCCTCTTTTAAGTGATTTTCATCAATTATATTACCAGAGGCTAATCAAGCCAATCGTTGATGGAAAGAACCACTTTTCGTTTAGTAAGTGCAGGAGATGATAGTTAAGTCTTTTTTTATGGGCCAAACCCATCTTTTTATCATTTTTAGAATAAAAAAGATGGGCCTGGACCTCATGTTTTTATCTTAGGTTCTAAGAGCAGCACACGCTCCACAACCTATACCGCCACATCCGCCTGCTGGATTCATTTTAGCCTTTGAGTTAAGTTCAAACATCGCATTTCCCTCCTTTCATTTTTATTTTTCACCTTTTTCCCTGCAGGTTTGCTACTTGCCGGCAAATA
Proteins encoded in this window:
- a CDS encoding transposase, which produces MIDWSVVPDFNNKIGRTGYSRRVLLKAIFVQKVEGFTVRELIHFLKSNPSFAKCIGFDPIINYVPSEATFSSFKKEFDPSYLDKVIVFTVIKGIKEGINVPIFTVVSPASAYDKNYAFVLLEKVVKCLDLSGFNFLADAAYDSSDLYDYVHLKTGSIAFILLHSSSKKGLVGECGKKLVKHSHYLESKRNIYRTKFVCDDPSNCPLGKPNCYSYRNYSKYDFRRFLNRDSSFFKEIYKKRTLIESIFSRLESNNGTTSLKYTNAVQLECNLSNLFLIASALLAHKMGRDDLLSSPKTLMYETAS
- a CDS encoding radical SAM/SPASM domain-containing protein; this translates as MENSELELVVTNFHKLKKDLFLLTAKNNKTAVLYHRPSLKAYYLEQQYKQFFSCLLNNTDPSHVFSWLEKNTQMLSKIWNELEYFLRYESIGISENVERLTLLISQKCGQNCKYCYAGGGTYANPSSMNFDTVKRALEVFSKLFNYIEKIQFFGGEPLLNINCIEKIVPYVNHLYEVGSLEKRPILNIVTGLGVSKKLIEKLKMIIQQFPDFEFEIVVSFDGPEKIQNYLRPFKGRFPSYEIVKENMDYLQENGLLQLVEVTYTNYHVKNGIKPFDLRSFFYEKFKLENVIIVPVISNDPTLALTNRDFFIANEYQTVINRYQNGNKKEIDSVERLANQVLNAPPTCLYCGSGITEFVVDSEGDVFPCQLLASNKNFLVGNVYDTKEKLRQNLITSKQKYSKIFDKSEDNECQTCFLQFFCRGCPIAPYLLGNSMHIPHESCPLFKEVVKNSILIKAEKDFVESNS
- a CDS encoding helix-turn-helix domain-containing protein, translating into MVFENKELVPSEKEKAKLKLAKEVRELYNKGYSKRKISKLLNIHRSTVDKYLDNNFSPTNMNKGKRLPSMLDSYKRQIQVLKRNGKSNKEIFEIIRGEGYTGSYSNIGIYLAKRNLKIEESKEIRIKRKDLIKLLYKPIEEVETISKELYEKIIQRYQVIESIISLVNEFKQMLKSKNVEKIEEWIEKASNLKIRKIDKFVSGLKRDMQAVRNAIIYEYNH
- a CDS encoding transposase family protein, translating into MEEIVKLLDENLEYVKHEVSGDRITIWEKSAKKEVICPYCGKPSKKVHSRYERSFQDLPIQGKKTTIVVIRRKMFCENKECKKKTLAEPLDFVEPKFKRTKRLELEKQKIRTLNRWFLKTKSWFLLKKKRQNLS